Genomic DNA from Oryza sativa Japonica Group chromosome 5, ASM3414082v1:
CGCCGAATCGCGCGATCCCCCTGGCGCCAAAACACCGCGCGCGCGGCCCGAAattccgcggcggcggcggttcccaCGCCGCAGCCCCATTCCTCCGCCCGCGCGGATCAACTCCCGGGGCCCCAGGCGCGTCGCCCGAATCGGAACCCCGAGATAGAGAGGGAtcaggaagaggaggaggaggaggaggaggaggagggggtaaGAGGACGCTTACCGGGCGCGTCTGCGGCGGACggaggcgacgagaggcggTAGGGTtttggcggccggcggcggcggcggcggcggcggacggcggaggcgagatcgAGAGGCGGATTTGGGCGAGTTAGGGTTTGGTTGACGCGGGGGGGCGGGGCGCGGATGGCTGTAGAAAGAGGGGGGGAGACGAGGGCGAGCGAGGCGAGGGAGACGAGGGACGAGAGGGGGGGATCAACCAACCGATCGGGTGGGGCGCGTCTCGTCTCGTTCGTCTGGTTCGGTCCGGCTCAGCCTGCTCGCGTGTGGTGTGTGGGTGGGAAGAGCCTCCTGCGTCCCGTCCGCGTGGGTGGAAATGGGAAAGAATTTTTGGTTGGGAGTGGGCGGAATGGAAGCTTCTGGTCCAGGCCCAGCGCCAGACCGTAAACTTAGGTAGGCCTGGTTGGGCCAAACCGTGGACTAGGATGTATGGTCTGGTTGTGCAGGAGACCGGCTCTCGCACCCGCACCCCGAATCCATTGAGATACCCAAAGTTCAACAAAGCCAATTTTCGATAAAGTTGTCAaagatatatatctatttaattGTTTTACTAAACTTTGataaatacataaaaaatcaTTCCAAAACATGGTAAAATTGttaaattgttaaaatttggtaaggtttattttgactACAATCTAAGCAACCCTTTAGATATTCCAAGGTAGGGTAAACTCATATCGGCTAAAGTGAAAAAACAAGAGGCAAATGGCAAAGAAATTCAACATGGTGCTATTCTTACTATACCTCCATAATATCCAACAATTTGAGTCTTATGTCGTATAGAACACCATTACATAGAAGAAGGAGCTCACTAAACATCCATGACTTAACATAAGCAAAACAGGTATGCTAAATATCATTCGATAAAATCGGAACGAAATCTTACAGATTTGTGACCTTCGTATCTGCTTCACGGTCCGTGCTCCACGACTTCCTTCTCCAGCTTGAGCGAGTTTCAACAAGTTAGTGTTGGGGGTTGAGATAGGGGTggaaggagggagagatggtGGTTCCCTAGCCCTAGGTAGATGGGGGATGCGTGGGTGACAAGGCAATGGTGGCATCACAGGAGCCACGGGGACAGAGGATGGCAATGGACGATAATGGTGGCGGGGCCTTCTTGAGTGAGTGGTTaggtggcggtggccggtgaAGACAGTGGAAGCCACTGGAGGTGGGGAAGAATAGCGGCTATCTTGCCTTAGTTGGGAAAGGAGCCAGAAAGAAGATTCCATGGAGACGGAGGAGGATGCGGTGGAGTCAAAACCATTTTTGGCATATCGACAACAACTGTAGTGCTCGCCGGCGTTGGGGGAGGAGGTGCGTGAGTGCGGAAGTGCATCGTGCGAGTGAGATGTGGCGGCGGCTAGGTGGGAAGTGGGAAGGAGTTAGGGTTAATATGTATATTGGAAAGGAGTTTAGATGTGGATCATCGGATCTTGATCCGATGGACCAAAAATAACAACTTAAGTGGATGAAAAAATCATGTGAAAAATAACAGTCCCTAAGCAAAATGCTACCTCCATTCCATGTATGTTCGATAGAGCCTAGTACTCAAGTATAGAAAATGTACAGATGATTTAAGGTTCTAGCTTTTGCATTTTATATTTGTCTTTAGTCTCCAGCTGCACAGTCTTATCATTTCACAGTAATAAGTTCAATTAGGTTGATGGTTGGTAGGCACCAAAGAGTTTGACGGAAACATGATGATTGTAGCGCCGCTTCAAGAGTGAGCAAatgcggagagagagagaggaagaagaagaagaagaagaagaagaagaagaagaagaagaagaagaagaagaagaagaagaagaaggtgacGTTGTTGCATGTGTGAGCACAATGTAGGTGATTGGATAAGGTGATGCCGACCAATATGGGAAGAGGGTGGTATGGGGGACTTCCTGCCATAGATAGAGAAGGCAAAAAATTGAAGGCGATAAGAAGATAGAGGGAGGTGGAACCTGAGGAATTGACAAGCATATTGATACAGGTAGCAATGCCAATGACAAGGTCGATGGTGAGTCAGCGACACATAGGGAGTACAAAGTGGCGACGACAAGCCGCCCAAGCAATTTTTGTACTAGTCCCCGGCTTTATAAATAGCAACCCATAAAGCTTGGCCATAAAAAAATGTCTACACCATACAAATTAGAATAATACACCCACTTCTACTTGGAGTTGCCACGAAGCCCTCCCACCTCCCAACGTTTCTCCCATTGTTCATCACCTCCGTGAGCACAAGTGACCTTCCTCCCAAGTGTTGCTACTAAACCTACTTGGCTTTCCACTATTTTGTCGTTGACAAATCACAGCCTCCTCCCTTGTTAGCTAAAATCCAAAGCCCCATGGCTCGTTCCCACCGTTTGGAGCTTGAGGACCCATATCATGGCTTATGTGCACTCAATGCTTGGCCTTCTATCCTCCTCTCTGCAGCTGGTTAGTACATTGGGATTTAAAGTTTTAGCTTAGGCTAGGCTTAGGCTTGGCTCCAAGAAACTTATGGTTTCTCAAGCCCCGCCCAAAATCTTGTATGGCCCATGACCATGTGGAGTTACCTATGTGCCATGATTACAAAtctatagtaaatatttactagaAGTACATGATGTCCATAGCGCTATTTAGTTGGATTGTGTTCGGCCGTTATCCATTTATATGATAATTGATACATGTTGAGTTGGGATTTCTAGCTTAATCAACGAGCCCTATCTATCTATATCCGGCAATGAGCTGAGCTTGAGTGAACTTGGATGCCTAGGCTCAAGCCCAACATGTTTTCCCTTTGAGCTTCCAAGCAAGTTTGGCTTGAGCTCAATCAAGCTTGAGCTCGGCTGATGAGTAGAATAACATATATTTTAAGGATAATatattgataatcatattaatAGAAGAGGAGAAAAATAATAAGACAAATACACGATGCCAATACATACTACCTATTTGTGTGGATACTTAATGTGTAGTCTCTCTACTAGTTTTTCAGACAAGCAACTAGACTGATTTGGAACTTGAGCTTTGGCTTAGTCTCACGCTCATTTGTAGCTTGAGCCAAGCTCAAATAAAGCCTAGGGCGAGTTGAGCTCGAGCTATTCGTGAGTCTCAAGCTATTTTGATAGCCCTATATATACGAATATTAGCTGGATACCGAGGGAGTTCCCATGTTTAAAAAATGTAGCCAGTTAGGTGGTTTATATTGTCGAGACCATAGATCGTATTTAGAGTTtgtactttaaaaaaaacatgcaattGAAAATATTGTGAACTCTTTAGTTTAAGTTTTAAAAATTCAATAATCCAAAATTTGGAATAGATAAATATGAAGTTGTACTTAACATAGGCTCTCAATTTTGTATTTTAGTCATTTAATTATGAAaccaaaattaataattactagaTTGTAACTGACGTGCACtaaattaggctgtgtttgaggagaggagatagaggagattgggaagatatgcaaaacgagatgagccattagcacatgattaattgactattaagtattttaaacttcaaaaatggattaatatgatttttttaaagcatctttcctatagaatttttttgcaaaaaaaacgcaccgtttagtagttcgggaaaCGTGCGCGCAGAAAACGAAGCAAAACTCACTCACAATCATCTAGATCACCcaggaaagaacacagccttagtgttGGCAACTAGTAAGAAGAATGTGGTATGGTTCACTTGATTTGACTACAAGATGGTAAAGACACCGAAAAGCAAGTCCTGAACATGAACGCTAACAATAAGAAGATTAAATCAAAGCAAAGCTAAAGCTAAagcccaaaaaagaaaaagcaaatgATGCCTCCCAGCTCTCACTCGAACTGAAGCAAGGTATCAATCTCCGTGTAACTTGAGCTCATGCTATATGCCGACGACCTTACCTAGCATGTAATGCTCTTACACACACTCGTCTCGATCCCGTCTCGAGTGACCACCATAGCAATGGCGCCGCTAGCACGTCCTTCCCTAGCTGCGTTGCTCGCGCTGTGCGCATTCGCCGCGGTGgagcggccgccggccggcgtcggcgccgccaaCGTGCCGATCACGACGTGCCGGTCCTTCTGCGGCAACATCACGGTGGACTACCCGTTCGCGCTCCGGGCGGGGTGCGGCCACGCCGGGTTCCGCGAACTGCTCTACTGCATCAACGGCGCGCTGATGCTGCACCTCCCGTCGGGCTCCTACCGCGTCCTCGACATCGACTACGCCTACCGCGGCCTCACCCTGCACGACCCGGCCATGTCCGACTGCCGAGCGCTCGACCGCTCCCGGGGCGGCAGGGGCAACGGGTTCGTCGTCGAGCCGTGGCGCGCGCCGTACCTGGCGCCGGACCCGGACAACGtgttcctcctcctcggctGCCGCGCCAGCTCGCCGCTGTTCCAGGGCTTCCCCGACCGCCACCTGCCGTGCCGGAACGTCTCCGGGATGGGCTGCGGCGAGTACTACGGCTGCCCCGCGTGGGACGActacggcgggcggcggccgtcggGCGCCGCgtacggcgccgccgcgccgcccgagTGCTGCGCGGTGTCGTGGGACGCCATCCGGGCGGTGAACGTGAGCCGCCTCGAGTGCGAAGGGTACAGCAGCGCGTACAGCCTGGCGCCGGTGCGggcggccgggccggccgggtGGGCGTACGGCATCCGGGTGTCGTGGGCGCTGCCGGAGGCGAACCGCGGGTTCTGCGGCGCGTGCCGCGCCACGGGCGGGGTGTGCGGCCACGACGGGGACAGCCACGGCGACCTCTGCCTCTGCGGGGACTGGAACTCCACCTCCAACTGCGACTCCTCCGCCGACGCGGCACGGCCAAATGCCGCCTCCGCGGCGCCGCGTGCCATCGTCGCGCTTTGCTTGGGTGTTCTTGCCTCAGGTAAGCATCGTGAAGAcatcttcttctcttttttggGGTGAATCTTATTCCTTCGATCGTTTGCTGACATGCAAGATTGCTGCCTTTTTCTGCAGGATTTTCATTTCTGTAACGGTGGTAAAATATGTGAGTGAATTTTGATCGAGTGATCTACTAGGGCTCTTTAGTGTTGTTTATATGCTGCTTCTCGCGTTGGATCTTAGAAGTTCAATTCATGGAAGGAAAGACACTTTTTTTCCCTCTCCACAATATCAATATAGAAGTGATTATCA
This window encodes:
- the LOC4338770 gene encoding uncharacterized protein, with the protein product MLLHTLVSIPSRVTTIAMAPLARPSLAALLALCAFAAVERPPAGVGAANVPITTCRSFCGNITVDYPFALRAGCGHAGFRELLYCINGALMLHLPSGSYRVLDIDYAYRGLTLHDPAMSDCRALDRSRGGRGNGFVVEPWRAPYLAPDPDNVFLLLGCRASSPLFQGFPDRHLPCRNVSGMGCGEYYGCPAWDDYGGRRPSGAAYGAAAPPECCAVSWDAIRAVNVSRLECEGYSSAYSLAPVRAAGPAGWAYGIRVSWALPEANRGFCGACRATGGVCGHDGDSHGDLCLCGDWNSTSNCDSSADAARPNAASAAPRAIVALCLGVLASGFSFL